aaacaatatgtgatatatgatatataccAAAAATACTGCTTGAtatcggtatcggtatcggtattgGTATTGTGTGAATACCAAATACCATACCAATACAGAGGTAAACCCCCAAAATACTGATATCGACACCGAATAGCAGCAAAGGATTATTTATCCTGCAgtcattatatgtacatgtatgcacaaTGTATTatcaagatatgatgactagataaatttctatattttcggtcactgaccacaGATATAGCTTTTACACTTGTTATGAGCAGCAAAGGAATGTTGtattgttaattattgttttactttccagttgattatttttatttaaaaaaaaatttgaagacaatttttatttagttcttctaaaaaataataaaaagttagtttgttttgtttaacgacaccactagagcacattgatttattaatcatcggctattggatatcaaacatatggtaattttgacagtcatagagaagataactgctacattttttcattagtagcaagggatcttttatatgcaaaaccacacagacagaatagcacataccacggcctttgatataccagttgtggtgcactggaatgagaaatagcccactgatgcggatcgatcctagaccgaccgcacatcaggcgataggtttacccctgggctacgtccagccctttatttaaaaaataagaaaaaaattgttgttatttaagaactattttgttgtggtgtatatatatattgtaagtaACAAGGCATtcaacatatatgtatgtggacatacatgtactactcTGGAAAATGGTAAAGTTGTGAATTGAAACATTTCATCCGGGGCCTTAGCTGGGGGCAGTagctcccccccaccccacccccacccccccaaaaaaaggtctggtaaaattaatagaaatttactggttattgatacTCATATTTTAAGTATGTCACAtccctgaaatggctgcaaaatggtaattcagagcctctagatttACAAATTTCCCATGGAGCATACCCTCAGACCTCCTAGTGTCCTGTGTCTTCCATGCTGGTTTGCTCCAGGAATTCATCTGCCACCCCtctaaaaaagaaacaacaaaatcctagctacggcacTGTAATTTCATTAACTTTTCATTTTATGTGGAtagcagaataaataaaataactgagcCATGTAGCATTTGTCATTCTGACCTTTGCAGAATAAAGCTGatatatcttaagacagtaatcaattattctctatttatggCACTTaggatgaaaatacatggtaaatatgtcacaggttagcacattttgcccaaatatctctataattttcgCCCGAATTTGAGCATTTGCTCCAGCCTTGAGGGATatttgctcccccccccccccaccccactatCTTGTTCGCTTATGCTTGCATGTGGATTCATTTAAGAATTATCACCATTTTTTCATGGCATGtatattttctacaaaataatattttcttctcAGTACTGTGCCTGTTACATGAAGCACACTGTAGTTGGGAACTTTGCTTGTATTTATTTTCGGAATACaaattaaagagataattcacTCAGAGCTAGCGTTGACActccaaattcaccaattgtcaattttgaaagcagttggcgaatttgattttaatttggagaaataagttcatgtaataattgacatttttttggaaaataacTTGATTTCTACAAGTTATTAAGTTTAATAGAAAATTTggtggaatttttttttgctcacccagagatAGCCCTGTCACTAATAAATTTTTTTGTCTTATCTGTTTACAGAACTTGTCCGGAGAAAGAAGCTTCCGTAAGCTAAGACCAAGTTTTACTAAGGAAGAATCAAAATTCTTACTGGAGCTCATGGCAAAATACAAATCTGTGTTGATCGACAAAAACAAAGGATTTGTGACTGTCGAACAAAGGAGGGAAGCCTGGCAGAACATCGCCGATGAACTAAACAGCATCAACCCTAACGTTCATCGCTCTTGTGACGAGGTGAAGAAACGCTGGCAAAACCTGGTCTATCAAGCCACCAAAGATTCACAGAAGCTGAAGGGTTTTTACCCTGGCGAATCTCCCCGTGTGTCGGAGGTGAGCATGGGCATCTTGACTCTAATCGAAGAATGGCCCGATTCGATGGATGGCCAGGCAGGCAGTAATGCTTCCGGCTGCAAGCTTGAGTTTGACGTTGGCGATAATGAGGACGATAACACGAGCACCATGATTTCCGACAGCCCTCACTCCCACCACGATGAACAGAACACTTCATTTGGGATGAACAGTTCCACTGCTGCTTGTGTCTTGAGACGTAATTCTGCTGACAAGAGAGATTCCTTTGTGCCAGTGAATACTTCTGAGACCATGATCCAGCCAGCTTTTCCACAAAGAGGCACAGATTTAGGACCTTCGGGACAGAAGTCACAGCATCAGGGCAGCTTTAATGAGGCATCGTCCTTACTGCCTGATGCACTGTCCGTGACGTCTGCTCCTGTAAGGTCAAAATACCTACACCCGGCTTATCGTGATGCCTCCCTCTCATCACAAAGTTTTGATGTCTCTGGTGGGCCGTCTGCCAAGAGGCGGTGTTTTGACTTCTTTT
This DNA window, taken from Gigantopelta aegis isolate Gae_Host chromosome 4, Gae_host_genome, whole genome shotgun sequence, encodes the following:
- the LOC121372671 gene encoding myb/SANT-like DNA-binding domain-containing protein 4; its protein translation is MSSNIVIDATKDELFYTLDLQHQGHSNLSGERSFRKLRPSFTKEESKFLLELMAKYKSVLIDKNKGFVTVEQRREAWQNIADELNSINPNVHRSCDEVKKRWQNLVYQATKDSQKLKGFYPGESPRVSEVSMGILTLIEEWPDSMDGQAGSNASGCKLEFDVGDNEDDNTSTMISDSPHSHHDEQNTSFGMNSSTAACVLRRNSADKRDSFVPVNTSETMIQPAFPQRGTDLGPSGQKSQHQGSFNEASSLLPDALSVTSAPVRSKYLHPAYRDASLSSQSFDVSGGPSAKRRCFDFFSGNRDLESDVFGADADTVLLDKEKLRFDTEKLEMAKEHLSIERQKLNMEKEKFAMEMELEHDKLRFERERFAAEKERDRQQLIMEKEKFFFFKEQEKERTRLNKEQHETEKQMLSLEKEKLSLEIRFWKRKLLQSSSVNHDESEEHSTHNNVDH